Proteins encoded within one genomic window of Besnoitia besnoiti strain Bb-Ger1 chromosome II, whole genome shotgun sequence:
- a CDS encoding hypothetical protein (encoded by transcript BESB_033890), translating into MRFLRLVVAVLQAASALSALELLSGECGSISYDEPHPGHYTCQPADNAKGIQITLRANDSSISFGCGKKTDTELKPVEKENQFYQTEQCDQPTDLDTVCVGTTLSKNPDTEEHPYKLTMGDGKREAKTIYYSCEPKVGGNAEPSGENALARSPPKVNKCIVKIIIEPKADEDTGSNQNDDSQGNGEAMKVTQCKVETVEATASSESPLAFKCDPEVSLLPAQHEKVFDGRNGECDEEVPLTSLVDAELQPPKEAEKENGVYTLKINKDPEHDTTVCYKCVASDGKESPAKPSKRSDAQHKTQCLLKVSVKGTSGAASSADSMFVRSVTFMASLVVFIFFKAS; encoded by the coding sequence ATGCGTTTTCTGCGCCTTGTCGTTGCGGTTCTTCAGGCCGCATCTGCACTTTCGGCACTGGAGCTGCTTTCAGGCGAATGTGGCAGCATTTCATACGACGAGCCTCACCCGGGCCATTACACATGCCAGCCAGCGGATAATGCAAAAGGAATCCAAATCACTCTCCGCGCCAACGATTCCAGTATTTCCTTCGGCTGTgggaagaagacagacacAGAGCTCAAACCGGTGGAAAAAGAAAACCAGTTCTACCAAACTGAACAATGCGACCAGCCGACAGACCTCGACACTGTCTGTGTTGGTACCACTCTGAGCAAAAACCCTGACACCGAAGAGCATCCATACAAGCTTACGATGGGGGATGGAAAACGAGAGGCGAAAACCATATACTACAGCTGCGAGCCCAAGGTCGGTGGAAACGCTGAGCCTTCGGGTGAAAATGCTCTAGCTCGGTCTCCTCCGAAAGTCAACAAATGCATTGTCAAAATCATCATTGAACCAAAAGCCGATGAAGACACCGGCAGCAATCAGAACGATGATTCCCAAGGCAATGGAGAAGCTATGAAAGTCACCCAGTGCAAGGTGGAGACCGTGGAGGCGACCGCCTCCTCGGAATCCCCGCTCGCCTTCAAATGCGATCCTGAAGTGTCACTGCTGCCCGCACAGCATGAAAAGGTTTTCGACGGCAGGAATGGAGAGTGTGATGAAGAAGTCCCGCTCACTAGCCTCGTGGATGCGGAGTTACAACCGCCaaaggaagcagagaaagaaaatGGTGTGTATACTCTCAAAATCAATAAAGACCCCGAGCACGACACAACCGTATGCTACAAATGCGTCGCGTCTGACGGAAAGGAGTCTCCGGCCAAGCCAAGCAAGAGATCAGATGCGCAGCACAAGACGCAGTGTCTGCTCAAGGTTTCGGTCAAGGGAACATCTGGAGCAGCGTCATCAGCCGACTCCATGTTTGTGCGTTCTGTTACCTTCATGGCAAGCCTTGTGGTCTTCATTTTCTTCAAGGCGTCCTGA
- a CDS encoding hypothetical protein (encoded by transcript BESB_033870), translating into MLSGECDALVFEKPQGGNYTCEPADKEKGIELTLKAEAPGISFSCGSTPETKLQPSQPANHFYKNEQCQQPTPLEDVCVGTTIDEAKSSSSPKEYTLTVGKGKRKGETLYYSCEPPQAASAQPQPAVEVSQAGKDGDAKNKVRCVVKIIVEPTEEEQSENQQTEPPQGGNGGSGQVTECNAGTLTASASSESPLAFNCEAGMSLLPVVHENVLDGKDGNCTEEVALASLVDGELQTARDTKKEIDVYTLKINKDPEHNKTMCYKCVMSDKASSLPSTRSGVLEKKQCLLKVSVKGTSGAASSANSLLMRCGVLMGSLAGASLYFIF; encoded by the coding sequence ATGCTTTCAGGCGAATGCGACGCTCTAGTATTCGAGAAGCCTCAGGGCGGAAACTACACATGCGAACCTGCAGACAAGGAAAAAGGCATCGAACTCACGCTCAAGGCAGAGGCTCCTGGTATTTCGTTCAGTTGTGGGAGCACACCTGAAACGAAGCTTCAACCGTCGCAGCCAGCAAACCACTTCTACAAAAACGAACAATGTCAACAGCCAACACCTCTCGAAGACGTCTGTGTTGGTACCACCATCGATGAAGCAAAATCTAGCAGCAGCCCTAAGGAATACACTCTTACTGTGGGAAAGGGAAAACGGAAGGGAGAGACCCTGTACTACAGCTGCGAACCACCTCaagctgcctctgcgcagccacAGCCTGCCGTCGAAGTATCTCAAGCTGGCAAAGACGGGGACGCTAAGAACAAAGTTCGCTGCGTTGTTAAGATTATCGTCGAACCGACAGAGGAAGAACAGAGCGAGAACCAACAGACAGAGCCCCCTCAAGGAGGCAATGGTGGATCGGGTCAAGTCACAGAATGCAACGCAGGAACTTTgaccgcgagcgcctcctcagaatcgccgctcgccttcaaCTGCGAGGCCGGAAtgtcgctgctgcccgtGGTGCATGAGAATGTTTTGGACGGCAAAGATGGAAACTGTACTGAAGAGGTTGCCCTCGCGAGCCTCGTGGATGGAGAGTTGCAGACGGCAAGGGACACAAAGAAAGAAATCGATGTGTATACTCTCAAGATTAACAAGGATCCTGAGCACAACAAAACCATGTGCTACAAGTGTGTTATGTCGGACAAGGCTTCATCTCTGCCAAGCACGAGGTCAGGAGTACTTGAAAAAAAACAGTGCCTGCTCAAGGTTTCGGTTAAAGGAACATCTGGAGCAGCGTCTTCAGCGAACTCGCTGCTTATGCGTTGTGGTGTCTTAATGGGAAGTCTGGCTGGCGCTTCTCTCTACTTCATTTTCTGA
- a CDS encoding SAG-related sequence (encoded by transcript BESB_033880) gives MGLCQEQYMYARTHAVESRNADPPTADKDVYADSDDQCSEDVELTSLVKAKLNKQDSPSTTENADTTYELTLESPPVYDTALCYKCVMHGADPKRSSAVSIREAAEVKDCLLKVYMKGHRLSSLRRILGGGGFFIVCREGAGRVALREDRGTR, from the coding sequence ATGGGTTTGTGCCAGGAGCAGTACATGTACGCCCGCACACATGCTGTAGAATCCCGCAACGCGGATCCTCCGACCGCCGACAAGGACGTGTACGCTGACAGCGACGACCAGTGTTCTGAAGATGTTGAGCTTACATCCCTTGTGAAAGCCAAGCTGAACAAGCAGGACTCACCTTCCACGACCGAGAATGCAGATACCACATACGAGCTAACTCTTGAGAGCCCTCCCGTCTATGACACTGCTCTCTGCTACAAGTGCGTGATGCATGGTGCCGATCCAAAGAGGTCAAGTGCAGTGTCTATCAGGGAAGCAGCGGAGGTGAAGGACTGCTTGCTGAAAGTTTACATGAAAGGGCACAGACTGTCCAGCCTTCGCCGCATTCTCGGTGGCGGTGGGTTCTTCATAGTTTGTCGGGAGGGTGCTGGTCGTGTCGCTCTACGCGAGGATAGAGGCACAAGATAA